The genomic stretch AGCCCATGGTGGGCCTCGGGCCGGGCGCGCTCAGGGGCTCGGCCTGGGGGCACGGTCGTGCCACGCTTCCTTGAAGGAGACGCAGCGCCGTTCCAAGGGTGCTGGACAGCCCGAGCCTCGGACTCCCCTTCCTCCAGCCGGACGTAGAAGAAGGCCTGCTCTCCGCGCTGCACACGGAGCGCCGGTGGGACGCGAAGCAGCGGCTCGGACGCGGACAGCACCAACACGCCACCGGGCGACAGGCTCCCCGCGAGCGCCTCTACGGTGCGATGGAAGGCCTCCTCGGTGAAGTAGATGAGGACGTTGCGGCAGAAGATGACGTCGAAGCCGCCTCCGCCGGGCGCCACCGGATACGGCGACTCCATCAGGTTGTGGCACTGGAAGCTCGCGCGCTCCCGCAGCGCGGGCGTCAGGGCTTCTTTCGCGCCGGACCGGACGAAGTACCGCGAGCGCAGCTCCGGTGGGACGCGGCGCAGTTGCTCCCGGCCGTAGGCCAGCCACCGCGCACGGCGCAGCGTGTCCCCGGCGATGTCCGTCCCCAACACCGTGCTGTCCGGGTCGGCCCCCGCCTCCGCGAGCAGGACGAGCAGCGTGGCCACCTCCTCGCCCGTGGCGCAGCCCGCGCTCCAGACGCGCAGGGGCCGCCGATTCCGCGTCACCAGAGGGGTGAGGACCTGCGCTCGGAACGCGGCGAGCTGCACCTCGTCGCGGAAGAGGTCCGTCTTGTTCACCACCACCGCGGCGATGAGGTCCTCCAGGTCCGTCACGCCCGACGGGGACTGGAGGAACATCAGGTACTGGTGCGGCGTGAGGCCCTGGCTGCGCGCCGCCAGGCGCTCATCCAGCCGGCGGACCTGAGGGCCACTCAGGGCCATCCCCGTCCGCGCCGACAGGAAGGCGCGCACTCCAGACCATGGCGCGCCGTCAGTCACCCGGGCTCAGCGCCCCACCGCGAGGGACTCTCCCCGCGCCAGTCGCACCAACGTCGCCGCGACTTCGTCACCGTGGATGAGGTGGTCCACCGCCTTGCGCTCCACCGCCGCGCCCGGCATGCCGAACACCACGCAGGACTCCTCGTTCTGCGCCACCGCCAGTCCGCCTGCCTGCTTGATGGCCAGCAGGCCATCCGCGCCGTCCGCGCCCATGCCCGTCAGCACCAGGCCCACCGCGCGCCGTCCATAGGTGCGAGCGGCGCTCTCCAGCAGCACCGTGCCGGACGGCATGTGCCCATCCCGCTCCACGCCCAGCTTGATCCCCACGCGTCCCCGGAAGGGGATGACGGTGTGCTGCCCCGGCGGAGCGATGAGGACGTGCCCCGGCATCAGCGGCTCTCCGTCCTGCGCCAGCCGCACCTTCAACTTGCTGGCCCCGGCCAGCCACCCCGCGAGGGACTCCGCGAAGGCGGCGTTGATGTGCTGGACGATGACGATGGGCGCCGGGAAGTCCGCGGGCAGCTCCGACAGCATCTTGAAGAGCACCTGGGGCCCGCCCGTGCTCGCCGCCACCACCACGACGCCCATGGACACCGCCGGCAGCACCGACGTGGCCACCCGAGGCGGCAGCAGCGGGCCGCGCTGGGGCCGGCGCAGGTGGCGGATGACGCGCACCGAGGACAGCAGCCGGATTTCGCGAACCAGGTTCCACGCGTCCGGCCCGGCGTCGATTGCGGGCTTGATTTGCAGGGCGAGCGCGCCCAGCTCCAGCGCGCGGTACGTCAGCTCCGGCGCCTGGGAGCGCGGGTCCGCCGTGAGCACCAGGATGGGCGTGGGGCACTCGGCCATGATGTGCTCGGTGGCCGTGAGCCCGTCCATGACGGGCATGTCCACGTCCATGGTGATGACGTGGGGACGCAGCTCCTTGGTCATCTCCACGGCCTGCTTGCCGTCCGCGCAGGTGCCCACGACTTCGATATCGGGGTCCTTGCTCAGCGCCTCGCAGATGAGCTGTCGGCAGATGAGGGAGTCATCGACCACCAGCACCGACACTTTCTTGCCCATGCCCTGTCCATACCCCGTGCGCGAGCCCGGGAGTATAGCCAATGCAAGGGTCTGTCAGCCCAGCAGTCGCCGCACCACATCCACCAGGTCCTGGCGCACCAGGTCGCCCTTGGTGATGTAGCCGTCCACCCCTGCCGCCAGCCCCCGCCGCCGGTCCTCCTCCCCCCCACGGGTGGTGAGGATGACCACCGGGAGCCTCGAATGGACGGGGTGCCCCTTCAGGCGCCGGGCCAGCTCCAGGCCGTCCACCCCCGGCATCTCCAGGTCCGTGACGGCCAGGTCCACGGGATGAGAATCCAGGACCTCCAGGGCCTCGGCGCCGTCCGAGGCGATGACGGTGTCGTACCCCACCGCCTCCAGCAGGTTGGCGATGAGCTCCCGGGTGAGGGGCGAGTCGTCCACCACCAGGATGCGGCGCCGCCGGGCCTCGGGGCCGGGCGCTACCGACGGGGGCGGACGTGGCAAGGCATTTCCATGATGGGCACTGGCGGTGAGGAAGGCCGCCGAGAGCACCATGGCCAGGCGCCCATCCGCCAGGGACGTGGCCCCCGTGAGGTGGCCGAAGCGGCCCAGGATGCCCTTCAAGGGGAGGATGGCCTGAACCCGCTCCTCCAGGACGCGGTCCACCACCAGCGCCGCCGCGCCGCTCTGGCTCTTCACCACCAGGGCCAGCTCACCCTCGCGGGCGGGCCGCGGAGGCCCCAGCCCCAACAGTGACGACAGCGGGGCCAGCGGCAGCACCCGGCCTTCCACCAGGAGCGACGGGCGGCCGGCCACCTCGCATTGGTCCGCCGAGTCCACCTTCAGGGCCCGCGAGACATGGGTGGCGCTCAGGGCCAGCGTCTCCGTCCCCACCTGGATGAAGAGCAGCGGGGCCACGGTGAGGGAGACGGGGACGCGCAGCTCGAAGATGGTGCCCCAGCCCGGTGCCGACTCCACCCCGACGTCGCCGCCCAGGGCCTGGATGGAGGTGCGGACCGCGTCCAACCCCACGCCCCGGCCCGACAGGTCGGTGACGACGTCCCGCGAGGTGAAGCCCGGCAGGAAGATGAGCTCGCGGGCCGCGGCGTCCGACAGGGCGTTGGCGGCGCTCTCATCGAACAGCCCCCGGCGCACGGCCACCTTGCGGAGTTGGACGGGGTCCACGCCCATTCCGTCGTCCTCGACACGGAGGATGATGCGGCTGCCCTCTCGAGCTGCACGCAGCGTGAGACAGCCACGCGGCTTCTTGTCCGCAGTGACGCGGTCCACCCGCGTCTCCAGTCCGTGGTCCAGGGCGTTGCGGACCAGGTGCATCAACGGCTCGCGAAGCGCCTCCACGACGGCGCGGTCGGCGCGAGTGTCCTCCCCGTCGACGACCAGCTCCACCTCCTTGCCCAGCACGCGGGACAGGTCGCGCACCATGCGGGGGTAGGGCTCGAAGAGGACGGAGAGCGGCAGCATGCGCAGCGTCTGCACCTCCTCCACCAGCATGCCCAGGTCGCGCAGCTCCGCGTTGGAGAGCAGCTTCGACTCGCGGTGGAGCACCGCGGCCATCTCCTTGGCCGAGCCCAACCGTGCCGCCAACGCGGCGCCCGCGGGCCCCAGGTCTTCCGCCTCGCGGGCAAGCTGGCTCAGCTCGCGGGCCAGGGCCAGGCGCCGGGCGTTGGCCAACTCCCGGCGACGCGCCACCTGCGTGAGGTTGGTGACGGCACTGGTGAGCAGGTCCAGGCTCTCCACGCCGATGCGCACCGCGGTGTCCGGACGAGGCTCGGGCTGCCGGGGCGCCGAGATGCCGTTGGACCCCTGCACCGTCGGAGCCGAGGAGGTCGCCCGGGCTCCTACGCCAGAGGACGCCGCGGTACCGGAGGCCGGCGGAGAGACGAGGCTCGGCATCGCGCTCCGTCCGGCTGAAGGCACGTGAGGCCGGCTTCCCTCAGCGACGGGGACCGTCAACAGCCGCCCCGGAGAAGCCCCTGGGCTCGCCCGCACGGTGGCGGGTGGGCCACCTTGGGCCCCCGCCCTGCCGACAGCCTCCGGACTCGGGGTGGCTCCTTCTGCGGGCGCGAGACTTCCGGGCGGCAGCCGCACCGACTCGGAGCGGACGCACTCCTGCAACCACGCGACGAGCCGCTCCACCGCGGGCGGCGGCTCATCAGCGGCCTGCGTCCCGGAGAACACGAGCACGGCGTCCGCCGTGGTCAGCAACGCATCCGTGGACGCGGGTGAGAGCGCGTAGCGAAGGGGCTCGGTGCAGCGGACCAACTCCTCCATCTCGTGCACCAGCACGTTGACGTCATCGAAGCCCATCATCCGGGCTTCACCCTTCAAGCCGTGCAGCTCTCGCAGCACGCCCCGCCCCGCCTCCGCGCTGGCGCCGGACTCCAGCTCCATCAAGGACCGGGTGATGCGCTCCAGGCGCACCGTCACCAGGTCCCGGAACTGCCTGAGCAGGCGCTCGCTCGGGGTCACCCGCCCTCCTCCCCCAGCGGCTCCTGGCCAATCTGGAAGCGCTCCACCACGCCCTGCAGGTCCCTGGCGAGCACGAGCAGGTCCGTGTTCGCGGTGGTCACCTGCTTGGTGGCGTTGAGGCTCTGCTGGGTGATGCGGAGGATGTCCGCCATCGTGTCGGCGAGTTGGTCGGTGCCCTGCTGCTGCTGCTGCGTGGCCAGGGAGATGCTGCGCACCGCGTAGGACGTCTGCCCGGCCAGGTCGACAATCTGCCGCAGCGACTCGGACACCTGCTGCGCCAGCGTGGTGCCCGTCTCCACCGCGCGCACGCCGCCCTCGGTGGCGGACACGGCCGCGGCGGAGGCCTCGCGCACCTCCTCGATGAGGCCTTCAATCTCCTTCGTGGACTCCAGCACGTTCTCCGCCAGGCGCCGCATCTCAGCCGCCACCAGGGAGAAACCCCGGCCCACCTCACTGGCCTTGGTGCCCTCCAGTTCGGCGTTGAGCGCCAGCAACTCCGACTTGTCGGCGACGCCGTTGATGAACTCGACGATCTTGCCAATCTGCTGCACGCGCTTGTTGAGCCGCACCACGGCGGAGGAGATGGCGCCGTTGTCCTGGCGCATGCGCGCCATGGAGCCCAGGAAGGCCTCCGCGCTCCCCTGCCCCTGCTGCGCCGCGCCCAGCGTGCGCTGGGCAATCTCCGCCACCGAGCCCGCGTTCTCGGCGATCTGCCGCGCCGAACGTGCCAGCTCCTCCGTGGTGGCGCTCGTCTCGTCCAGCGAGCTGGCCTGCTCCGTCGCGCCCGCTTCGTAGCGTCCCGACGTGGTGAGAATCTCCTCCGTGGTCGCCGAAATCTGCGCGCCCGCGCGCTGCAACTGCGACATCACGTCCGCCAGATGCACGCGCATGGTGGTGAACGCCGCGGAGACGTCCCAGACCTCGTCCTCCGCGGGCACCACGCGCGGGCTGGCCAGGTCCCCCTCGGCGATGCGCTTCGCCTCGCGCGACAGCTCCCGGAGGGGCCGCCCCAGCATGGTGCCGCCCAGGTAGGCGGCCGTCAGCGCCAGCGCGAAGACGAGCAGCACCAGCCCTCCGCCCTGCGTCAGCGCCTCGACTCGAAGCTCCTGCGCCAGCATCAGCTGACGGCTGACGTCCCGCTCCGCCATGAGCCGGGTGAAGATGTGGTTGCTCAGCGCCGACGCGAGCTGCGCGGACAGCACCGCGGGCGTCACCACCGCCACGAAGGCGAAGGCCGCCAGCCGCGCACGCAGCTCCGCGCGCCGGGGCATGGCCTCGATGAGCTGCGCGTGCGTCATGCCCAGCTCCGCCAGCCACAGCACCACCTTGCGCGAACGAAGCACGACGAGGCAGTACACGAGCAGCGCGGTCAGCGGCCCGAAGAGCAGGCCCAGCGCGGCGATGCGAGCGGCCACCGCCAACTCCACGCCCACGCCCAGCCACATGCACACGCCCAGCGCCAACGTGGTGACCAGCCACAGTCCCAGCGAGCCCAGGAAGGCCTCGTCCGGCGCGCGCGTCACCTCCGCCACCGCCGACGCCAGCGTCTGCGGCGTGGTGGGCACATCCCCACGCTCCAGCCCGCGCAGGGTGCGCTGCCGGCCCAGGGACACAGCGGCCCCCGATACCAGCGCCGTCGCGCAGAGCGCGCCGCCCAGGATGCCCATCACGCCCATCCGGTCCGCCAGCGGCTCGGCGAAGGTGAGCGAGGCGAAGCGCAGGCTGAGCGCCGCGCCCACCAGGTTGGCCAGCGGGACGGGCGCCATGAGGTGCCGGCTGAACGAGGCCCGCCTGGGGCCCTTCTGCGCGCTCACGCGTCACCTCCCGGCCCGACGTGGAA from Myxococcus xanthus encodes the following:
- a CDS encoding hybrid sensor histidine kinase/response regulator, translated to MTPSERLLRQFRDLVTVRLERITRSLMELESGASAEAGRGVLRELHGLKGEARMMGFDDVNVLVHEMEELVRCTEPLRYALSPASTDALLTTADAVLVFSGTQAADEPPPAVERLVAWLQECVRSESVRLPPGSLAPAEGATPSPEAVGRAGAQGGPPATVRASPGASPGRLLTVPVAEGSRPHVPSAGRSAMPSLVSPPASGTAASSGVGARATSSAPTVQGSNGISAPRQPEPRPDTAVRIGVESLDLLTSAVTNLTQVARRRELANARRLALARELSQLAREAEDLGPAGAALAARLGSAKEMAAVLHRESKLLSNAELRDLGMLVEEVQTLRMLPLSVLFEPYPRMVRDLSRVLGKEVELVVDGEDTRADRAVVEALREPLMHLVRNALDHGLETRVDRVTADKKPRGCLTLRAAREGSRIILRVEDDGMGVDPVQLRKVAVRRGLFDESAANALSDAAARELIFLPGFTSRDVVTDLSGRGVGLDAVRTSIQALGGDVGVESAPGWGTIFELRVPVSLTVAPLLFIQVGTETLALSATHVSRALKVDSADQCEVAGRPSLLVEGRVLPLAPLSSLLGLGPPRPAREGELALVVKSQSGAAALVVDRVLEERVQAILPLKGILGRFGHLTGATSLADGRLAMVLSAAFLTASAHHGNALPRPPPSVAPGPEARRRRILVVDDSPLTRELIANLLEAVGYDTVIASDGAEALEVLDSHPVDLAVTDLEMPGVDGLELARRLKGHPVHSRLPVVILTTRGGEEDRRRGLAAGVDGYITKGDLVRQDLVDVVRRLLG
- the cheB gene encoding chemotaxis-specific protein-glutamate methyltransferase CheB, which encodes MGKKVSVLVVDDSLICRQLICEALSKDPDIEVVGTCADGKQAVEMTKELRPHVITMDVDMPVMDGLTATEHIMAECPTPILVLTADPRSQAPELTYRALELGALALQIKPAIDAGPDAWNLVREIRLLSSVRVIRHLRRPQRGPLLPPRVATSVLPAVSMGVVVVAASTGGPQVLFKMLSELPADFPAPIVIVQHINAAFAESLAGWLAGASKLKVRLAQDGEPLMPGHVLIAPPGQHTVIPFRGRVGIKLGVERDGHMPSGTVLLESAARTYGRRAVGLVLTGMGADGADGLLAIKQAGGLAVAQNEESCVVFGMPGAAVERKAVDHLIHGDEVAATLVRLARGESLAVGR
- a CDS encoding CheR family methyltransferase, which codes for MTDGAPWSGVRAFLSARTGMALSGPQVRRLDERLAARSQGLTPHQYLMFLQSPSGVTDLEDLIAAVVVNKTDLFRDEVQLAAFRAQVLTPLVTRNRRPLRVWSAGCATGEEVATLLVLLAEAGADPDSTVLGTDIAGDTLRRARWLAYGREQLRRVPPELRSRYFVRSGAKEALTPALRERASFQCHNLMESPYPVAPGGGGFDVIFCRNVLIYFTEEAFHRTVEALAGSLSPGGVLVLSASEPLLRVPPALRVQRGEQAFFYVRLEEGESEARAVQHPWNGAASPSRKRGTTVPPGRAPERARPEAHHGLSVPAHLDAGGARGAVATTPESGPEAFAEADLLFACVLDGAASGVSDAVAERDLRRCLTLDPDHAAARYLLGLLLEQCRRTAEAASEYRRAFQALESGRSRPVAFFLNPDRLRVACAHAAERLEFSIQKR
- a CDS encoding methyl-accepting chemotaxis protein gives rise to the protein MSAQKGPRRASFSRHLMAPVPLANLVGAALSLRFASLTFAEPLADRMGVMGILGGALCATALVSGAAVSLGRQRTLRGLERGDVPTTPQTLASAVAEVTRAPDEAFLGSLGLWLVTTLALGVCMWLGVGVELAVAARIAALGLLFGPLTALLVYCLVVLRSRKVVLWLAELGMTHAQLIEAMPRRAELRARLAAFAFVAVVTPAVLSAQLASALSNHIFTRLMAERDVSRQLMLAQELRVEALTQGGGLVLLVFALALTAAYLGGTMLGRPLRELSREAKRIAEGDLASPRVVPAEDEVWDVSAAFTTMRVHLADVMSQLQRAGAQISATTEEILTTSGRYEAGATEQASSLDETSATTEELARSARQIAENAGSVAEIAQRTLGAAQQGQGSAEAFLGSMARMRQDNGAISSAVVRLNKRVQQIGKIVEFINGVADKSELLALNAELEGTKASEVGRGFSLVAAEMRRLAENVLESTKEIEGLIEEVREASAAAVSATEGGVRAVETGTTLAQQVSESLRQIVDLAGQTSYAVRSISLATQQQQQGTDQLADTMADILRITQQSLNATKQVTTANTDLLVLARDLQGVVERFQIGQEPLGEEGG